In one Aeromicrobium wangtongii genomic region, the following are encoded:
- a CDS encoding enoyl-CoA hydratase, with translation MIATTRDKDVVVLELQREDRRNALDVELCRAIHTAAGQAVADGARVIVLTGKGSAFCAGADLGGVYGSEFLDALYGMLRDLTRLPVPIIAAVNGPAIGAGTQLAMACDLRVVDQTARFAVPTVRNGMAVDAWTIRTLAQLAGMGPARRLMLAAESLDRDAALACGLADRAGTLADAIAWAHEIATFAPLTLAHNKLVLNSSHDDDSAIATSFAAVWASADVQEAAQARLEKRPPVFKGN, from the coding sequence ATGATCGCCACCACCCGCGACAAGGACGTCGTCGTCCTCGAGCTGCAGCGCGAGGACCGTCGCAACGCCCTGGACGTCGAGCTGTGCCGCGCCATCCACACCGCTGCCGGGCAGGCCGTCGCAGACGGTGCCCGCGTCATCGTCCTGACCGGCAAGGGATCGGCGTTCTGCGCCGGCGCCGACCTGGGCGGCGTGTACGGCTCGGAGTTCCTCGACGCGCTCTACGGCATGCTGCGCGACCTGACCCGGCTGCCCGTGCCGATCATCGCGGCCGTCAACGGCCCCGCGATCGGCGCCGGCACCCAGCTCGCGATGGCCTGCGACCTGCGGGTCGTGGACCAGACGGCGCGCTTCGCGGTGCCGACGGTCCGCAACGGCATGGCCGTGGACGCCTGGACGATCCGCACGCTCGCGCAGCTGGCCGGCATGGGCCCGGCGCGCCGACTGATGCTGGCAGCGGAGTCGCTGGACCGTGACGCGGCGCTGGCCTGCGGGCTGGCCGATCGCGCCGGGACCCTCGCCGACGCCATCGCGTGGGCGCACGAGATCGCGACCTTCGCGCCGTTGACGCTCGCCCACAACAAGCTGGTGCTCAACAGCTCGCACGACGACGACTCGGCGATCGCCACGAGCTTCGCCGCGGTGTGGGCCAGCGCCGACGTCCAGGAGGCCGCTCAGGCACGTCTCGAGAAGCGCCCGCCCGTCTTCAAGGGGAACTGA